The proteins below come from a single Mesobacillus jeotgali genomic window:
- the upp gene encoding uracil phosphoribosyltransferase, whose translation MAKVYVFDHPLIQHKLTYIREKSTGTKEFRELVDEVATLMAFEITRDMPLEEIEIETPVEKTKSKVLSGKKLGIIPILRAGIGMVDGILKLIPAAKVGHIGLYRDPETLMPVEYYVKLPSDVEERDFIVVDPMLATGGSAVEAINSLKKRGAKHIKFMCLIAAPEGVETVKEAHPDVDIYIAALDEKLNDHGYIVPGLGDAGDRLFGTK comes from the coding sequence ATGGCAAAAGTATACGTATTTGACCATCCATTGATCCAGCATAAACTTACTTATATCCGCGAAAAAAGCACAGGCACGAAGGAGTTCCGCGAGCTTGTAGATGAAGTAGCAACGCTGATGGCGTTCGAAATCACGCGTGACATGCCGCTTGAGGAAATTGAAATTGAAACACCGGTCGAGAAGACAAAATCGAAAGTACTATCAGGCAAGAAGCTTGGCATCATCCCGATTCTTCGCGCAGGCATCGGAATGGTTGACGGCATCCTGAAGTTGATCCCGGCTGCGAAGGTGGGACATATCGGACTTTACCGCGACCCGGAAACATTGATGCCGGTTGAATACTATGTAAAACTTCCGAGCGACGTTGAGGAGCGCGATTTTATCGTCGTCGATCCAATGCTTGCGACAGGCGGATCAGCTGTAGAAGCGATCAACTCTCTTAAAAAGCGCGGCGCGAAGCACATCAAGTTCATGTGTTTGATTGCAGCTCCAGAAGGGGTAGAAACGGTTAAAGAAGCGCACCCAGATGTGGATATCTACATCGCTGCCCTCGATGAAAAGCTGAATGACCACGGATATATCGTACCTGGACTAGGAGACGCAGGAG
- the glyA gene encoding serine hydroxymethyltransferase, producing the protein MKHLSQQDSQLYAAMQDELKRQRTKIELIASENFVSEAVMEAQGSVLTNKYAEGYPGRRYYGGCEYVDVAENIARDRAKEIFGAEHVNVQPHSGAQANMAVYFTILEQGDTVLGMNLSHGGHLTHGSPVNFSGVQYNFVEYGVDEDTHTINYDVVLEKAREHKPKLIVAGASAYPRAIDFKRFREIADEVGAYLMVDMAHIAGLVAAGLHQNPVPYADFVTTTTHKTLRGPRGGMILCKEEFAKKIDKSIFPGIQGGPLMHVIAAKAVAFGEALQDSFKEYAQNIISNANRLAEGLKKEGIDLVSGGTDNHLLLVDLRSLGLTGKVAEKVLDDIGITVNKNTIPFDPESPFVTSGIRIGTAAVTSRGFGHAEMDEIASLIAFTLKNHEDEAKLEEAKNRVEELTSKFELYPER; encoded by the coding sequence GTGAAGCACTTGTCACAGCAGGACAGCCAGCTATACGCTGCAATGCAGGATGAATTGAAGCGTCAGCGCACGAAAATCGAATTGATTGCATCAGAGAACTTTGTCAGCGAAGCCGTAATGGAGGCACAGGGGTCTGTACTAACGAATAAGTATGCAGAAGGCTATCCGGGCCGCCGTTATTATGGCGGCTGCGAATACGTCGATGTTGCTGAAAACATTGCCCGCGACCGCGCGAAGGAAATTTTCGGCGCAGAGCATGTCAATGTCCAGCCGCACTCAGGCGCGCAAGCCAATATGGCGGTTTATTTCACGATTCTTGAGCAAGGAGACACGGTACTTGGGATGAATCTTTCCCATGGCGGGCACCTGACGCACGGAAGCCCGGTCAACTTCAGCGGCGTCCAGTATAATTTCGTTGAGTACGGTGTCGACGAAGATACTCATACGATCAACTATGATGTCGTTCTTGAAAAAGCTCGCGAACATAAGCCGAAGCTGATCGTTGCCGGTGCAAGTGCTTATCCGAGAGCGATCGACTTTAAGAGATTCCGAGAAATCGCTGATGAAGTGGGCGCATACCTGATGGTCGATATGGCGCATATCGCTGGATTGGTCGCAGCAGGCCTTCATCAGAATCCAGTGCCGTATGCTGACTTTGTCACAACGACTACTCATAAAACACTTCGCGGCCCGCGCGGCGGAATGATCCTCTGCAAAGAAGAATTCGCGAAGAAAATCGATAAATCCATCTTCCCTGGTATCCAGGGCGGCCCGCTTATGCACGTCATTGCGGCTAAAGCAGTTGCATTCGGCGAAGCGCTACAGGATTCTTTTAAAGAATACGCACAGAATATCATTTCCAATGCCAACCGCCTTGCTGAGGGCTTGAAGAAGGAAGGTATCGACCTTGTATCGGGCGGTACAGACAACCATTTGCTGTTGGTTGACCTGCGTTCACTTGGCCTGACTGGAAAAGTAGCGGAAAAAGTTCTTGATGATATTGGCATCACCGTCAATAAAAACACGATTCCATTTGATCCAGAAAGCCCATTCGTTACAAGCGGAATCCGTATCGGTACAGCCGCAGTCACAAGCCGCGGCTTCGGACATGCAGAAATGGACGAAATTGCATCACTAATCGCCTTCACATTGAAAAATCACGAAGACGAAGCGAAGCTGGAAGAAGCGAAGAATCGCGTCGAAGAGCTAACTAGCAAGTTTGAACTATATCCTGAGAGATAA
- a CDS encoding TIGR01440 family protein: MSIQQWKAELNSILTEFNEQVQLKKGQVLVVGCSTSEIIGKRIGTAGTDEVAEMVFSQLRELQAKTGVQLAFQCCEHLNRAIVVERETADRKQLEEVTVIPVRNAGGAMAAYAYKNLKDAVVVEFIEADAGIDIGDTLIGMQMKHVAVPVRVNQKSIGHAHVTLAKTRPKLIGGARAVYEQTKENESC, encoded by the coding sequence CTGTCTATACAACAGTGGAAAGCAGAATTGAACTCCATCCTTACTGAATTTAATGAACAGGTGCAGCTGAAAAAAGGCCAGGTGCTGGTCGTCGGCTGCAGCACGAGTGAAATCATTGGAAAGCGGATCGGCACAGCGGGAACAGATGAGGTGGCGGAAATGGTCTTCAGCCAGCTCCGTGAACTGCAGGCGAAAACCGGCGTCCAGCTGGCGTTCCAGTGCTGCGAGCATTTGAACCGTGCGATTGTCGTCGAGCGAGAAACGGCCGACCGAAAACAGCTGGAAGAAGTGACGGTCATCCCAGTGAGAAATGCGGGCGGCGCAATGGCAGCTTACGCCTATAAAAATCTCAAAGACGCTGTGGTCGTCGAGTTCATCGAGGCTGACGCCGGCATTGATATTGGCGATACGCTGATTGGCATGCAAATGAAGCATGTCGCTGTGCCAGTAAGAGTGAACCAAAAAAGCATCGGTCATGCCCATGTGACACTGGCGAAGACGAGGCCGAAGCTGATCGGCGGCGCCAGGGCAGTTTACGAGCAAACAAAAGAAAACGAATCTTGCTGA
- the rpiB gene encoding ribose 5-phosphate isomerase B, which produces MKVAIASDHGGVNIREEIKNLMDEMNIQYEDFGCECGTSVDYPDYALPVAEKVANGEFDKGILICGTGIGMSIAANKVKGIRCALVHDVFSAKATRQHNDSNVLAMGERVIGPGLAREIAAVWLSEEYEGGRHENRVGKIKEYENK; this is translated from the coding sequence ATGAAAGTTGCTATTGCTTCAGACCATGGCGGAGTGAATATCCGCGAAGAAATTAAGAATTTGATGGACGAAATGAATATTCAGTATGAAGATTTCGGCTGCGAATGCGGTACATCTGTTGATTATCCAGACTATGCGCTTCCGGTTGCCGAGAAAGTGGCGAACGGTGAGTTTGACAAGGGGATCCTGATTTGCGGAACAGGAATCGGCATGAGCATTGCCGCAAACAAGGTAAAAGGAATCCGCTGCGCGCTCGTGCATGACGTATTCAGCGCAAAAGCAACACGCCAGCACAATGACAGCAATGTCCTGGCAATGGGCGAACGGGTAATCGGACCAGGATTGGCGCGTGAAATCGCAGCCGTTTGGCTTTCGGAAGAGTACGAAGGCGGCCGCCACGAAAACCGCGTCGGTAAAATTAAGGAGTATGAAAATAAATAA